One Burkholderia thailandensis E264 genomic window carries:
- a CDS encoding cellulose synthase subunit BcsC-related outer membrane protein — protein sequence MERAVLDARALTTAPKAKRRAAPRARLAGIVATAAMMGVATIAASAAPRIAFGETGATGDFAATPAASVQSFVSVSDSASAGAEPRASERAASMEEAPPQFPPDPRASPGTVSAHVESMRPLGTPAQASSVRLASIPRTPAGAPSARAGSIPPDAPHRHASLVAMRARAAVPSSPFALPGSTSDAFRPIAPPYPTSATQATAIRFVPTLPRGAPATPQPVATPHAPDADAARELYATARMWANKRRDDLARDALRKALLIAPRDPVLLAEQTRTLLRVGDAKGARASLERLKRAAPAAIATRQVDDEYRVATSGREEMAQIRLLARSGRGGEAARRIVALFPHGAPAGSLGAEYYQIVASAPDGRARAIDALRRAVAADPADVDAMTVLAKLLNQRGETRAQANRLAWSLVARPDTDRRASLSLWRSVLQSAGRDPAYLDAFRAYLTFVPDDDEFRGDAAALEQQRDAQLRLERDPDYIARQRGLQALARGELAAAEPLLARAAAARANDPDALGGLGLLRLRQGRHDEARALFVRAAALAPDNRAKWTSLAATARFWGTLAQGRAAAAQGRTDDAQRAARAALALDPDSADAKLLLADSLLARRDWREAEPLLRALLAARAPSVSAMRGMRTLYEETGRADAFGPLIDALQSRFTAPDDRAALSRMRAELLAQQAQALAAAGKRGPAAQRYEASLRIAPDAAWARFALARLYRDMGLPQLGRAVMDDGLAASSSADMRYAAALYRNSLGDVALAQAVFATIPDASRTDGMRAFARKLDAEAALADARGALARDDRAAADAALDRAQRAAPDDPDMLAAIGAQWIDLGEVERGLAPLRDWIASHPQRADAGVRLRYGDLLGGARRNEALAAWLGALRDGGEPLDAAQTARLEDQSLRLVLRETDEALDRNDYEAAERLLDRASPAGKADRRYALEVAELARARGRYDAARAALAPLLARAPDDADAQLALARILDDDGEHARALALVRDVLARTPPDDVDTQLSAMRRLTALRRAQDAAALADALRAAYPARADVTVAAGRAAQALGRYDEAASLYRLSLAQERAAGVAPRRDGATPAQAAWADLQQRRDPEIEAGWLPAYKSGDEGISAYRAYQAPVYLQIPYRYDGHAFVHLDAVRLDAGSLDTSEPNAYAFDTFATHPALAAAAAPGGSLRQLAAGVGGGVGYRDDAWRVDVGTTPLGFPVHYVVGGVRYRFDAGPAGFSVSASRRPETGSVLSYAGLRDPWTGAIWGGVRRDSVGVHASVDIGRANLFADLAAARLTGRNVAENAAVTLRAGFMTPVYRRADMRVSAGLVGNAWHYARNLRYYTYGQGGYYSPQRYLSIGMPLEWAGRRGAFAWNVTATAGVSNSYERDSPYFPNGLPDSALVRSAPALGNPVFAHGSTRGASFWYGFAGVAEYRVNGRLAVGARFDVDHAHDYAPSAGMLYVRYAFDARKDRGGFSPSPVRLYSSY from the coding sequence ATGGAGCGAGCCGTGCTCGATGCCCGCGCGTTGACGACGGCGCCGAAGGCGAAGCGGCGCGCGGCGCCGCGTGCGCGGCTCGCCGGGATCGTGGCCACCGCGGCAATGATGGGCGTGGCCACGATTGCCGCGAGCGCCGCGCCTCGCATCGCGTTCGGCGAGACCGGCGCGACCGGCGATTTCGCCGCGACGCCGGCGGCGTCGGTGCAATCGTTCGTTTCCGTTTCCGATTCCGCTTCAGCCGGAGCGGAGCCGCGCGCATCCGAACGGGCCGCGTCAATGGAGGAGGCGCCGCCGCAGTTCCCGCCAGATCCGCGCGCGTCGCCGGGCACGGTATCGGCGCATGTCGAATCGATGCGGCCGCTAGGCACGCCGGCGCAGGCGTCGTCGGTGCGGCTCGCGTCGATTCCGCGAACGCCGGCGGGCGCGCCGTCGGCACGGGCCGGCTCGATTCCGCCGGATGCGCCGCATCGGCACGCGTCGCTCGTCGCGATGCGCGCGCGCGCGGCCGTGCCGTCGTCGCCGTTCGCTCTGCCAGGCTCCACATCGGACGCGTTTCGACCGATCGCGCCGCCGTATCCGACGTCGGCGACGCAGGCGACGGCGATTCGCTTCGTGCCGACGCTGCCGCGCGGCGCGCCGGCGACGCCGCAGCCCGTCGCGACGCCGCACGCGCCCGACGCCGACGCCGCGCGCGAGCTGTACGCGACCGCGCGCATGTGGGCGAACAAGCGCCGCGACGACCTCGCGCGCGACGCGCTGCGCAAGGCGTTGCTGATCGCGCCGCGCGACCCGGTGCTGCTCGCCGAGCAGACGCGCACCCTGCTGCGCGTCGGCGACGCGAAGGGCGCGCGCGCATCGCTCGAGCGCCTGAAGCGGGCAGCGCCCGCCGCGATCGCGACACGCCAGGTCGACGACGAATACCGCGTCGCGACGAGCGGCCGCGAGGAGATGGCGCAGATTCGGCTGCTCGCGCGCAGCGGTCGCGGCGGCGAGGCGGCCCGGCGCATCGTCGCGCTGTTTCCGCACGGCGCCCCGGCGGGCTCGCTCGGCGCCGAGTATTACCAGATCGTCGCGAGTGCGCCTGACGGCCGCGCGCGCGCGATCGACGCGCTGCGCCGGGCCGTCGCCGCCGATCCGGCGGACGTCGACGCGATGACGGTGCTCGCGAAGCTGCTGAACCAGCGCGGCGAAACGCGCGCGCAAGCGAACCGGCTTGCGTGGTCGCTCGTCGCGCGGCCGGACACGGACCGGCGCGCGTCGCTGTCGCTGTGGCGCAGCGTGCTGCAGTCGGCGGGGCGCGATCCCGCGTATCTCGACGCATTCCGCGCGTATCTGACGTTCGTGCCCGACGACGACGAGTTCCGCGGCGACGCCGCCGCGCTCGAGCAGCAGCGCGACGCGCAGCTTCGCCTCGAACGCGATCCGGATTACATCGCGCGGCAGCGCGGCTTGCAGGCGCTCGCGCGCGGCGAGCTCGCGGCCGCCGAGCCGCTTCTCGCGCGCGCCGCCGCCGCGCGCGCGAACGATCCGGACGCGCTCGGCGGCCTCGGGCTGCTGCGCCTGAGGCAGGGCCGCCACGACGAAGCGCGCGCGCTGTTCGTGCGCGCCGCCGCGCTCGCGCCGGACAATCGCGCGAAATGGACGAGCCTCGCGGCCACCGCGCGCTTCTGGGGCACGCTCGCGCAGGGCCGCGCAGCCGCCGCGCAAGGGCGAACGGACGACGCGCAGCGCGCCGCGCGCGCGGCGCTCGCGCTCGATCCGGATAGCGCCGACGCGAAGCTGCTACTCGCCGATTCGCTGCTCGCGCGACGCGACTGGCGCGAGGCGGAGCCGCTGCTGCGCGCGCTGCTCGCCGCGCGCGCGCCCAGCGTGTCGGCCATGCGCGGCATGCGCACGCTGTACGAGGAAACCGGTCGCGCCGATGCGTTCGGGCCGCTCATCGACGCGCTGCAAAGCCGTTTCACCGCGCCCGACGATCGCGCGGCGCTCTCGCGGATGCGCGCCGAGCTGCTCGCGCAGCAGGCGCAAGCGCTCGCGGCGGCGGGCAAGCGCGGGCCGGCCGCGCAGCGCTACGAGGCGTCGCTGCGCATCGCGCCCGATGCGGCATGGGCCCGCTTCGCGCTCGCACGCCTGTATCGCGACATGGGCTTGCCGCAGCTCGGCCGCGCGGTGATGGACGACGGGCTCGCGGCGTCGAGCTCGGCCGACATGCGCTATGCGGCCGCGCTCTATCGCAACTCGCTTGGCGACGTCGCGCTCGCACAGGCCGTGTTCGCGACGATTCCGGACGCGAGCCGCACCGACGGGATGCGCGCGTTCGCGCGCAAGCTCGATGCCGAGGCGGCGCTCGCCGATGCGCGGGGCGCGCTCGCGCGCGACGATCGCGCCGCGGCCGACGCCGCGCTCGATCGCGCGCAACGCGCCGCGCCCGACGATCCGGACATGCTCGCGGCCATCGGCGCGCAGTGGATCGATCTCGGCGAAGTCGAGCGCGGCCTCGCGCCGCTGCGCGACTGGATCGCCTCGCATCCGCAGCGGGCCGACGCGGGCGTGCGGCTGCGCTACGGGGATCTGCTCGGCGGCGCGCGGCGCAACGAAGCGCTCGCCGCATGGCTCGGCGCGCTGCGCGACGGCGGCGAGCCGCTCGACGCCGCGCAAACCGCGCGCCTCGAGGATCAGTCGCTGCGGCTCGTGCTGCGCGAAACCGACGAAGCGCTCGATCGCAACGACTACGAGGCCGCCGAGCGCCTGCTCGATCGCGCGAGCCCGGCGGGCAAGGCCGATCGCCGCTACGCGTTGGAGGTGGCGGAGCTGGCGCGCGCGCGGGGCCGCTACGACGCCGCGCGCGCGGCGCTCGCGCCGCTGCTCGCGCGCGCGCCCGACGATGCCGACGCGCAGCTCGCGCTCGCGCGCATTCTCGACGACGACGGCGAGCACGCCCGCGCGCTCGCGCTCGTGCGCGACGTGCTCGCGCGCACGCCGCCCGACGACGTCGACACGCAACTGTCGGCGATGCGCCGGCTGACCGCGCTGCGCCGCGCGCAGGACGCGGCCGCGCTGGCCGACGCGCTGCGCGCCGCGTATCCGGCGCGCGCGGACGTGACGGTCGCGGCCGGGCGGGCCGCGCAGGCGCTCGGCCGCTACGACGAAGCGGCGTCGCTGTACCGGCTGTCGCTCGCGCAGGAGCGCGCGGCGGGCGTCGCGCCGCGACGCGACGGCGCGACGCCCGCGCAGGCCGCGTGGGCCGACCTGCAGCAGCGCCGCGATCCGGAGATCGAAGCGGGCTGGCTGCCCGCGTACAAGTCCGGCGACGAGGGGATTTCCGCGTATCGCGCGTATCAGGCGCCCGTCTATCTGCAGATTCCGTATCGCTACGACGGCCACGCGTTCGTTCATCTCGACGCGGTGCGGCTCGACGCGGGCTCGCTCGACACGAGCGAGCCGAATGCGTACGCGTTCGATACGTTCGCGACGCATCCGGCCCTCGCCGCCGCCGCCGCGCCCGGCGGCTCGCTTCGCCAGCTCGCGGCGGGCGTCGGCGGCGGCGTCGGCTACCGCGACGACGCGTGGCGCGTCGACGTCGGCACGACGCCGCTCGGCTTTCCCGTGCATTACGTCGTCGGCGGCGTGCGCTACCGGTTCGACGCGGGCCCGGCGGGCTTTTCCGTCAGCGCGTCGCGGCGGCCGGAGACGGGCAGCGTGCTGTCGTACGCGGGGCTGCGCGATCCGTGGACGGGCGCGATCTGGGGCGGCGTGCGGCGCGACAGCGTCGGCGTGCATGCGTCCGTCGACATCGGCCGCGCGAACCTGTTCGCCGATCTCGCCGCCGCGCGGCTGACGGGGCGCAACGTCGCGGAGAACGCGGCCGTCACGCTGCGCGCCGGATTCATGACGCCCGTCTATCGGCGCGCGGACATGCGCGTGAGCGCGGGGCTCGTCGGCAACGCGTGGCATTACGCGCGGAACCTGCGTTACTACACGTACGGGCAGGGCGGCTACTACAGCCCGCAGCGCTACCTGTCGATCGGGATGCCGCTCGAATGGGCGGGGCGGCGCGGCGCGTTCGCATGGAACGTGACCGCGACGGCCGGCGTGTCGAATTCGTACGAGCGCGATTCGCCGTATTTCCCGAACGGGCTGCCGGATTCGGCGCTCGTCCGGTCCGCGCCGGCGCTCGGCAACCCGGTGTTTGCGCACGGCTCGACGCGCGGCGCGTCGTTCTGGTACGGGTTCGCGGGCGTCGCCGAGTATCGCGTGAACGGGCGGCTCGCCGTCGGCGCGCGATTCGACGTCGACCACGCGCACGATTACGCGCCGAGCGCCGGCATGCTGTACGTGCGCTACGCGTTCGACGCGCGCAAGGACCGCGGCGGCTTCTCGCCGTCGCCGGTGCGACTCTATTCGAGCTACTGA
- the bcsE gene encoding cellulose biosynthesis protein BcsE, with protein sequence MNDSRLKSANPVSVRPASGAADGGALGRLRALWRAWSRAAMPRERASAMNRLAIDALPDEWTELAPGGLYAVYAAARTSACDALIWESVRHARTRDVTVVLARERADAAARLREIGFVEGVHARGWPRRLNVLAMPAGDIEAPSAARAGTADAAMGAGLGAPAPAFARLVGGLRALKRYRFRTEALYFVEGAERWFSWHDPVALTHEGRALAGWCRSHRIALVLLIDPQAAQADASRADAPRIAPAHAVSAAHDDTRGDDRAADRAGDRTGGHAALFADDGTRAARGGFHGACAGVAQLQRTHGELRWRVDFWRSRGGVAAGEVRALRFTGDARLAAVPAAGAHAARGDARLAFDETRVVVSRRAIERESWVPGDWNIVDDNDAVLAACDGAHAATAVLAFTGRAQLEALCATIHALRLRCGGALKIVVVERGEAMRHQFERLALNLGANQVVARDLPFSRVLAVLRSLQGQLHARPVAADYRAALAASLGDAVLGYLPVGAFCSHARAVLERGAVLALSHTLVKLTLLPGVAHAHALRVCKPRRAGDVLTADAQHLYLFLFACELADANDVLGHLFDVPVERISDRVVHLAQESIERELNALDAANRRAPIADYSDLFSAAAAAAGGPGVRGAADEPATERDDDPSAERAPRESTPTGARAAAHAPPARSAFPASHASHASHASPEAARIVVPPTSPIAPIGPIGPTTPTVAPHAPRSRRPHAAGAIARTRTRTATRDAMPLRIREAE encoded by the coding sequence ATGAACGACTCACGCTTGAAATCCGCGAATCCGGTTTCCGTGCGGCCCGCAAGCGGCGCAGCCGATGGGGGCGCGCTCGGGCGTCTGCGCGCGCTGTGGCGCGCGTGGTCGCGCGCGGCGATGCCGCGCGAGCGTGCGAGCGCGATGAACCGGCTCGCGATCGACGCGCTGCCCGACGAGTGGACCGAGCTCGCGCCGGGCGGGCTGTACGCGGTGTACGCGGCGGCGCGCACGAGCGCGTGCGATGCGTTGATCTGGGAGAGCGTGCGGCATGCGCGCACGCGGGACGTGACGGTCGTGCTCGCGCGCGAGCGCGCGGACGCGGCGGCGCGGTTGCGCGAGATCGGTTTCGTCGAAGGCGTGCACGCGCGGGGCTGGCCGCGGCGCTTGAACGTGCTGGCGATGCCGGCGGGCGATATCGAGGCGCCGAGCGCGGCGAGGGCGGGCACGGCCGATGCCGCGATGGGGGCGGGCCTCGGCGCGCCCGCGCCCGCGTTCGCGCGCCTTGTGGGCGGCCTGCGCGCGTTGAAGCGCTACCGCTTCCGCACGGAAGCGCTGTATTTCGTCGAAGGCGCCGAGCGCTGGTTCAGCTGGCACGATCCCGTCGCGCTGACGCACGAAGGGCGCGCGCTCGCCGGCTGGTGCCGCTCGCACCGGATCGCGCTCGTGCTGCTGATCGATCCGCAGGCGGCGCAAGCGGATGCGAGCCGCGCCGACGCGCCGCGCATCGCGCCCGCGCACGCCGTGTCCGCCGCGCATGACGATACGCGTGGCGACGATCGCGCGGCGGATCGTGCGGGAGATCGCACCGGCGGCCACGCCGCGCTGTTCGCCGACGACGGCACGCGCGCCGCGCGCGGCGGCTTTCACGGCGCGTGCGCGGGCGTCGCGCAATTGCAGCGCACGCACGGCGAGCTGCGCTGGCGAGTCGACTTCTGGCGCTCGCGCGGCGGGGTCGCCGCAGGCGAGGTGCGCGCGCTGCGCTTCACAGGGGACGCACGGCTCGCGGCCGTGCCGGCGGCCGGCGCGCACGCGGCGCGAGGCGACGCGCGGCTCGCGTTCGACGAGACGCGCGTCGTCGTCAGCCGTCGCGCGATCGAGCGCGAATCGTGGGTGCCGGGCGACTGGAACATCGTCGACGACAACGACGCCGTGCTCGCCGCCTGCGACGGCGCGCACGCGGCGACCGCGGTGCTCGCGTTCACCGGCCGCGCGCAACTCGAAGCGCTGTGCGCGACGATCCATGCGCTGCGCCTGCGGTGCGGCGGCGCGCTGAAGATCGTCGTCGTCGAGCGTGGCGAGGCGATGCGCCATCAATTCGAGCGGCTCGCGCTGAACCTCGGCGCGAACCAGGTCGTCGCGCGCGACCTGCCGTTCTCGCGGGTGCTCGCGGTGCTGCGCTCGCTGCAGGGCCAGTTGCACGCGCGCCCGGTCGCGGCGGACTATCGAGCGGCGCTCGCCGCGTCGCTCGGCGACGCGGTGCTCGGCTATCTGCCCGTCGGCGCGTTCTGCTCGCATGCGCGCGCGGTGCTCGAGCGCGGCGCGGTGCTCGCGCTGTCGCACACGCTCGTGAAGCTGACGCTGCTGCCCGGCGTCGCGCACGCGCACGCGTTGCGCGTCTGCAAGCCGCGCCGCGCGGGCGACGTGCTGACCGCCGACGCGCAACACCTGTATCTGTTCCTGTTCGCCTGCGAGCTCGCCGATGCGAACGACGTGCTCGGCCATCTCTTCGACGTGCCGGTCGAGCGGATCTCGGACCGCGTCGTGCATCTCGCGCAAGAGAGCATCGAGCGCGAGTTGAACGCGCTCGACGCGGCGAACCGGCGCGCGCCGATCGCCGATTACAGCGATCTCTTTTCGGCGGCGGCAGCGGCGGCGGGCGGGCCCGGCGTGCGCGGGGCGGCCGACGAGCCGGCGACGGAGCGCGACGATGATCCGTCGGCCGAACGCGCGCCGCGCGAATCGACGCCGACGGGGGCACGCGCGGCGGCGCACGCGCCGCCGGCGAGATCGGCTTTCCCCGCATCGCATGCATCGCATGCATCACATGCATCGCCCGAGGCGGCGCGGATCGTCGTGCCGCCGACGTCGCCGATTGCGCCGATTGGGCCGATTGGGCCGACTACGCCGACCGTTGCGCCGCACGCGCCGCGATCGCGCCGGCCGCACGCCGCCGGCGCGATCGCTCGCACGCGCACCCGC